GGGCAGCGAGGCTTCTGACATCCAGGACACCGGCTCCGCACCGAAGAATTTCCAAAGATGCGCAAACAGCCCGTTGTTGGGGTCCATAAAGATGTTCTTCCAAACCAGCGCGGAAACGGTGGGCATCACGAAGAATGGGGCAATGACCAGGATGCGCACGACCCCCTGCCCCCACATTGGTTGATCCAGCAGCATCGCCAGCAGGATGCCAAGACAGACGGTGATCACCAGAACGGAGCCAACAATCAGCAGCGTGGTCAAAACCGAAGGCCAAAAGGCGCTGGAGCTGACGAAACGAATGTAGTTGTCAAAACCAGCCCATCCCAGATCCCCACCGCGCAGCGGCAGATATTTCCGGAACGAGAACCAGAGAGTCATTGTAAGCGGCACCAGCATCCAGCCAAGGAGCAGGATCACTGCAGGTGCCATCATTGCGCGGGCCGCTGATCTGGATGCTTTGGTCGCCATTGGAGTCACCTTTCTCGGGGACGGGCCAGCCATCAGGGCGGTGGGCCGTCAGAGATTTCGGATTATGAATGAAATGGTGGGGGTGTGAAGGGCGGCTGCACCGGGCCGCCGCCCTTCAGTACGCGTGAACTCGTTACAAGTTACACAGGTACGGTCTTATTTGTAGCCAGCGGCTTCCATGGCGTCGTTCGTCAACGCCTGTGCCTTGGCCAAAGCCTCTTCAACGGTCTGCTGACCGGCATAAGCAGCAGAGAACTCCTGGCTAACGTCAGTGGCGATGCCGGCAAACTCGGGGATCGCTGCAAATTGCACACCAACATAAGGGCTTTCTTCAACAGTAGAGTTGTTCGGATCAGCTGACAGGATCGAGTCCAGTGTCATCTGTGCGAAAGGCACTTTCTGGTACTCTGGGTTCTCGTACAGGGATGTACGCGCACCCGGAGGGACATTTGCCCAGCCTTCGTTGGCCGCAACCAATTCGATGTAGCCAGTACCGGTGGCCCATTCGATGAACTCTTTCGCAGCGGCTTCTTTCTGGGTGCCCGCAGGAATGGCCAGCGCCCATGCCCAGAGCCAGTTGGAGCGTTTGCCCAGACCATTGTCCGGTGCCAAGGCGAAACCAACATGATCTGCAACGGTGGAGTCTTTGCCCGTCACGAAGGACGCCGCAACCGTTGCGTCAATCCACATGCCACATTTGCCCTGGTTGAACAGGGACAGGTTTTCGTTAAACCCGTTTGTC
This DNA window, taken from Sulfitobacter pacificus, encodes the following:
- a CDS encoding carbohydrate ABC transporter permease, with the translated sequence MATKASRSAARAMMAPAVILLLGWMLVPLTMTLWFSFRKYLPLRGGDLGWAGFDNYIRFVSSSAFWPSVLTTLLIVGSVLVITVCLGILLAMLLDQPMWGQGVVRILVIAPFFVMPTVSALVWKNIFMDPNNGLFAHLWKFFGAEPVSWMSEASLPSIILIVSWQWLPFATLILLTAIQSLDGEQLEAAEMDGAPHLKRFWFIVLPHLSRAITIVILIQTIFLLSIFAEIFVTTGGAFGTKTLTYLIFQRVLESQNVGLGSAGGVYAIILANIVAIFLMRIVGKNLDA